Part of the Chanos chanos chromosome 5, fChaCha1.1, whole genome shotgun sequence genome, GCCGATCTTCTTGTCGTTTAACACGCAGGGTTGGGAGCGGCTCCTGGCCAGCCCCCCTTGCCCAGTTCGCCGATCCAGCTCAGGGGTGGAGTCTGGGGAGCTAGCCTCCGAGGGTCCGCGAGGCTCGGGGAGGCAGATCTGTTCGTCGGAGAGGTAGAGGGGACGCGGGGGCTCGGAGCAAGGGCTGGTGACCTGGCCGGTGAAGGGAGGAAATGGGATGCCCTGGCCGAAAGAGGGCAGCTCCAGCACGTTGGAGCGTGTGGGCAAGCTGAAGCTGGAGCTCCGCTGCATGGCTGGAAAACCGATCTGAGCGAAAGACGTCCCCAGGCTACCGCCACGCTGGACGCTGCCCCCGCTGTGGCAGCGCCGCTTCTCCACCGTCGTCCAGACGCGGGAACCCTGCGGTCGCCACGACGACCTGCAGCTGGCCAGCTCCTCCGAGCAGGAGTGCGAGCGACACTGCCGTTTGCTGGGCGGAGCGGCGACTCCGGCGGAAGATGTCTCGCTAAGACTCAGGTCTCGAAGAAGGCCACTGATGGAACCAGCCGCGCCTGCGGCCTCGGGAAACCCATCCCACAAGCTCTCTAAGCTGGAACCAACTGGGCGCTGATGCCCTCCACAGCCACGGCCCACATCTCTCCACAGACCTGTCTCTGcagcaggaaaacaaacacaaacacagtctgagtttgtttttttaagatttcaCACCATGAAAAGGAAGCCCATGCCTAATATAATCATATTCAAGAAGACAGCAGTCACACCAGCCAAGCAGAGAGCAATGGAGTGAAGGAAAACAAATTCACATAATTAAGCAGGCTAAGTAGCTACAGCACGGGTGCTTATTAGTTGTAAAACTGTAAGCACTTCTGATGATGctgcaagaaaaacaaacaaacaaaacatttcatgttaCAGCGTTCTACAGTGTTCTTCTGGGAAGGAAGTAGATCAGCCATTACAGCACTGTCTCGTTTCTAGCCACAGGTTGAACCTGAGGGACCTAAGCCCGCAGGTGGTcaacaaaacaatgttaaagTGCAGCACAGTAAAGACTAGTGAGACAAAGGCTCCAGAAATAGCAGCTCCTGGTCGGTGGCAGGCTGCCACGGGTCCCTGTTGCACTGCAGGCTACAACATCTTTAACGGCCTGCAGTTCAGAGCATGTGAGTGGCCGCCCCTAATAACTCAATGAACTCTCTACTTTGACCCAATACCGTATCTCAGCAACGCTTGAGTCATGTACTCCTACACCTggaaaaacaggca contains:
- the fam53b gene encoding protein FAM53B, producing the protein MCVAMVIIQTKTLEKKGVDDVTSKESNLELRSPSLKTMSQGTTLFTYTGMETGLWRDVGRGCGGHQRPVGSSLESLWDGFPEAAGAAGSISGLLRDLSLSETSSAGVAAPPSKRQCRSHSCSEELASCRSSWRPQGSRVWTTVEKRRCHSGGSVQRGGSLGTSFAQIGFPAMQRSSSFSLPTRSNVLELPSFGQGIPFPPFTGQVTSPCSEPPRPLYLSDEQICLPEPRGPSEASSPDSTPELDRRTGQGGLARSRSQPCVLNDKKIGMKRRRPADTHKQRPSLDLAKMTQKLPNFHSLSCPGITSDDGCQSSHTRPTFDSADRLDFSSVCDQGTEPHLDTEEEQGTSEESVIDEQEGDISSYSDLMPGTANGKEREQLWAGLCGTRRDVYQLGGELDIEQIERN